One genomic segment of Luteimonas galliterrae includes these proteins:
- the thiL gene encoding thiamine-phosphate kinase: MARGGSERRAAEVTAEFDLIERIRMRAGARSDVILGIGDDAALLQVPAGKQLVVAMDTLNEGVHFPPETMAADIGWKSLAVNLSDLSAMGAQPAWCTLSLSLPQADRAWLDEFLDGFLALAASHGVALVGGDTTRGPLSVCVTAHGFVDEGRALRRDGARPGDDVWVSGTLGDAAAALAQWRDGEPVVSALKTRLDRPTPRTALGLALHGIANACIDVSDGLLADLGHVCRSSGVGAEISVMELPASDALLGAFDEGTRFIFQATGGDDYELCFAAPEHCRDAIEAIGEQERIRVTRIGRIIAGQGVRALRRDGSPWAPPSAGYTHFVS; this comes from the coding sequence ATGGCGCGCGGTGGAAGTGAACGCCGCGCGGCCGAAGTGACTGCTGAGTTCGACCTGATCGAACGCATCCGCATGCGTGCGGGAGCGCGCAGCGACGTGATCCTGGGCATAGGCGACGACGCCGCCCTGTTGCAGGTGCCGGCGGGCAAGCAATTGGTCGTCGCCATGGACACGCTCAACGAAGGCGTGCATTTCCCACCCGAAACCATGGCCGCCGACATCGGCTGGAAGTCTCTGGCCGTCAATTTGTCCGATTTGTCGGCGATGGGCGCGCAGCCGGCCTGGTGCACGCTGTCTTTGTCGTTGCCGCAGGCGGACCGAGCATGGTTGGATGAATTCCTCGACGGATTTCTGGCGTTGGCCGCCAGCCATGGCGTCGCGCTGGTAGGCGGCGACACCACGCGCGGGCCGTTGTCGGTTTGCGTGACGGCGCATGGCTTTGTCGATGAAGGAAGGGCATTGCGGCGTGACGGCGCGCGGCCCGGCGATGACGTATGGGTCAGCGGCACGCTGGGCGATGCCGCAGCCGCTTTGGCGCAATGGCGTGATGGCGAGCCCGTCGTTTCCGCTTTGAAAACCAGGCTCGACCGGCCCACGCCGCGTACAGCGTTAGGTCTCGCGTTGCACGGAATCGCGAACGCATGCATCGATGTTTCCGATGGTTTGCTGGCCGATCTCGGCCACGTGTGCCGCAGCAGCGGCGTCGGCGCGGAAATATCGGTTATGGAACTGCCTGCGTCGGATGCGCTGCTCGGCGCCTTTGATGAAGGTACGCGCTTTATTTTCCAAGCTACGGGTGGCGACGATTACGAGTTGTGCTTCGCTGCGCCTGAGCATTGCCGCGATGCGATTGAGGCGATCGGCGAGCAAGAGAGAATCCGCGTGACGCGCATCGGGCGCATTATTGCGGGGCAGGGCGTCCGCGCATTGCGGCGCGATGGAAGTCCATGGGCGCCGCCGAGCGCCGGTTACACGCATTTCGTTTCATAG
- the nusB gene encoding transcription antitermination factor NusB produces the protein MTRHRSKGGIDPVARSRARRRAMQAVYAWQMSGGDVRQVIAQFAHEQAHEVADLEYFEDLVRGVLQHRSELDQALQPYLDREIELVDPIERAVLRIAAYEMRHRIDVPYRVIINEALETAKRFGSEHGHTFVNGVLDHAAVEWRAVEVNAARPK, from the coding sequence GTGACGCGCCACCGGTCCAAGGGCGGCATCGACCCGGTCGCGCGTTCGCGCGCGCGCCGTCGCGCGATGCAGGCGGTTTACGCGTGGCAGATGTCCGGCGGCGACGTGCGCCAGGTGATCGCGCAGTTCGCCCACGAGCAGGCGCACGAGGTCGCCGATCTGGAATACTTCGAAGACCTGGTGCGCGGCGTGCTGCAGCACCGCAGCGAGCTGGACCAGGCCTTGCAGCCTTACCTCGATCGCGAAATCGAACTGGTCGACCCGATCGAGCGCGCCGTGCTGCGCATCGCCGCCTATGAAATGCGGCATCGCATCGACGTGCCGTATCGCGTGATCATCAACGAGGCGTTGGAAACGGCCAAGCGCTTCGGCTCCGAGCACGGCCACACTTTCGTCAACGGCGTGCTGGACCACGCCGCGGTCGAATGGCGCGCGGTGGAAGTGAACGCCGCGCGGCCGAAGTGA
- a CDS encoding FAD-binding oxidoreductase: MTSLPAALDQELAALLGDGWRTGEDERQAHGNDNSRRSALPDAVALPNTREQVVALVRACRAHRVPIVARGAGTSSTGAVLPIAGGVVVSFERMNRILEIRAGDRYAVVEPGVLNGDLQRALAPHGLFWPPDPASAELCTVGGNLACNAGGPHTVKYGATRDNVLGLTAVTGTGELIHCGSATTKDATGYDLTHLIVGSEGTLALIVDATLKLAPVPPQRASLRALYADVASAAAAVSRIMAQPTTPAMLEFMDAACIELARDVGGTDIPDAGALLMIEADGDAATLPHAVAVLAQAARGEGLLSLDTAPDEIASEKLWAARKALSPALRSIAPGKINEDVVVPVSRIPELVDGIQALAREFDLPIVAFGHAGNGNLHANILYDPDDAGQDARAQAALPRLFTLTLQLGGTLSGEHGIGLAKRDFMAHAFDPATLAAMRAVKNAFDPDGLLNPGKVLP, from the coding sequence CGAAGACGAGCGCCAGGCGCACGGCAACGACAACTCCCGCCGTTCCGCGCTGCCGGACGCCGTCGCCTTGCCGAACACGCGCGAACAAGTCGTAGCGCTGGTGCGCGCCTGCCGCGCGCACCGCGTGCCGATCGTCGCACGCGGCGCCGGCACCAGCAGCACCGGCGCCGTGCTGCCTATAGCGGGCGGCGTGGTGGTGTCGTTCGAACGCATGAACCGCATCCTCGAGATCCGCGCCGGCGACCGCTACGCCGTCGTCGAACCGGGCGTGCTTAACGGAGATCTGCAGCGCGCGCTGGCCCCGCACGGCCTGTTCTGGCCGCCGGATCCGGCCAGCGCCGAACTGTGCACCGTCGGCGGCAACCTGGCCTGCAACGCCGGCGGCCCGCACACCGTGAAATACGGCGCCACCCGCGACAACGTGCTCGGCCTGACCGCCGTCACCGGCACCGGCGAACTGATCCATTGCGGCAGCGCGACCACCAAGGACGCGACCGGCTACGACCTCACCCACCTGATCGTCGGCAGCGAAGGCACGCTAGCGCTGATCGTCGACGCCACCCTGAAGCTTGCGCCCGTGCCGCCGCAGCGCGCCAGCCTGCGCGCGCTGTACGCCGACGTCGCCAGCGCAGCGGCCGCGGTGTCGCGGATCATGGCCCAGCCGACGACACCGGCGATGCTCGAATTCATGGATGCGGCCTGCATCGAACTGGCGCGCGACGTCGGCGGCACCGACATTCCCGACGCCGGCGCGTTGCTGATGATCGAAGCCGACGGCGACGCCGCCACGCTGCCGCACGCGGTCGCCGTGCTGGCGCAAGCCGCGCGCGGCGAAGGCTTGCTTTCGCTCGACACCGCACCGGACGAGATCGCCAGCGAAAAGCTCTGGGCCGCGCGCAAAGCCTTGTCGCCCGCGTTGCGCAGCATCGCGCCGGGCAAGATCAACGAGGACGTGGTGGTTCCGGTGTCGCGCATCCCCGAACTGGTCGACGGCATCCAGGCGCTGGCGCGGGAGTTCGACCTGCCGATCGTCGCCTTCGGCCATGCCGGCAACGGCAACCTGCACGCCAACATCTTGTACGACCCCGACGACGCCGGCCAGGACGCCCGCGCCCAGGCCGCGCTGCCGCGCCTGTTCACGCTGACGCTGCAACTGGGCGGCACGCTGTCCGGCGAGCACGGCATCGGCCTCGCCAAGCGCGATTTCATGGCGCACGCCTTCGATCCGGCGACCTTGGCGGCGATGCGTGCCGTAAAAAACGCTTTCGACCCCGATGGTCTATTGAATCCGGGCAAGGTGCTGCCGTAG
- the ribH gene encoding 6,7-dimethyl-8-ribityllumazine synthase, translating to MTLHEGDLRAPDNARFAIIASRWNPRITDTLVAGARKTFAEHGVTEQAVDVIRVPGAWEIPAAAARLAAAGSHSAIVALGCVIRGDTRHYEHVADNCAQGLMRVSLDFRVPVANGVLAVDEPEDAEARAGGSHGNKGEECALVAIEMASLMGKLP from the coding sequence ATGACCCTGCACGAAGGCGACCTGCGCGCCCCCGATAACGCGCGCTTCGCGATCATCGCCAGCCGCTGGAACCCGCGCATCACCGATACGCTGGTGGCGGGCGCTCGCAAGACTTTCGCCGAGCATGGCGTGACGGAGCAGGCGGTGGACGTGATCCGCGTGCCGGGCGCCTGGGAAATCCCGGCTGCGGCGGCGCGCCTTGCCGCGGCCGGTTCGCATAGCGCCATCGTCGCGCTGGGTTGCGTGATCCGCGGCGATACGCGCCACTACGAGCATGTCGCCGACAATTGCGCGCAGGGCCTGATGCGCGTGTCGTTGGATTTCCGCGTGCCGGTGGCCAACGGCGTATTGGCGGTGGACGAGCCCGAAGATGCGGAAGCGCGCGCCGGCGGCAGCCACGGCAACAAGGGCGAGGAATGCGCGCTGGTCGCGATCGAAATGGCGAGCCTGATGGGCAAGCTGCCGTGA
- a CDS encoding riboflavin synthase: protein MFTGLVEGVGSLAAREARGGDARLRIAAGTLPFADVALGESISVNGVCLTVVAFDAASFDVDASNETLSLTTLGRLPIGSAVNLERAMKPTDRLGGHLVSGHVDGVGGVLRIEDDARAQRWRFSAPAPLLKYIAQKGSICVDGVSLTVNAVDGEGFEVALIPHTVSHTAFSATQVGDAVNLEVDLVARYVERLLQAPK, encoded by the coding sequence ATGTTCACAGGCCTTGTCGAAGGTGTCGGATCGCTGGCGGCGCGCGAGGCGCGCGGCGGCGACGCCCGTTTGCGGATCGCCGCCGGCACGCTGCCGTTCGCCGATGTCGCCTTGGGCGAAAGCATTTCGGTCAACGGCGTCTGCCTGACCGTGGTCGCGTTCGATGCGGCGTCGTTCGATGTCGACGCTTCCAACGAAACCCTGTCGCTGACGACGCTGGGCCGGCTGCCGATCGGCAGCGCGGTGAATCTCGAGCGCGCGATGAAGCCCACCGACCGCCTCGGCGGGCATCTGGTCAGCGGCCATGTCGACGGGGTCGGCGGCGTGCTGCGCATCGAGGACGACGCGCGCGCCCAACGTTGGAGGTTCTCGGCGCCGGCGCCGTTGCTGAAGTACATCGCCCAAAAAGGCTCGATTTGCGTCGACGGCGTCAGCCTGACCGTGAACGCGGTCGATGGCGAAGGCTTCGAAGTCGCGCTGATCCCGCACACGGTGTCGCATACCGCGTTCTCGGCCACGCAGGTCGGCGATGCGGTGAATCTCGAAGTGGATCTGGTGGCGCGCTACGTCGAGCGGCTTTTGCAAGCCCCCAAATAA
- the ribB gene encoding 3,4-dihydroxy-2-butanone-4-phosphate synthase: protein MTFAPIPELLEEIRAGRMVVIVDDEDRENEGDLIMAAELVRPTDINFMVTHARGLVCLSLTRERCRQLGLPPMVRDNTSPHGTNFTVSIEAAEGVTTGISAYDRAHTIRTAVRPDASAADLSQPGHIFPLMTQPGGVLNRAGHTEAASDLALLAGLEPAGVLVEILNADGTMARRPQLEAFARVHGLKMGSIEELIRYRLHNEHTIERVDEREIDTEHGPFRLHTYRDRVSHALHFALLRGEADPATPTLVRVHMLNPLADALHWRRADFGPAVGEVLATIAKQGAGALVLLGETPNAEALLARIREQPEQARAEPAGRGGALAEWRRNGAGSQILADLGLGKLRVLGTPRKQVGLAGFGLEVVEYVEA, encoded by the coding sequence ATGACCTTCGCCCCCATCCCCGAACTGCTCGAAGAAATCCGCGCCGGCCGCATGGTCGTCATCGTCGACGACGAAGACCGCGAGAACGAAGGCGACCTGATCATGGCCGCCGAACTGGTGCGCCCCACCGACATCAATTTCATGGTCACCCATGCGCGCGGACTGGTTTGCCTGTCGCTGACGCGCGAACGCTGTCGCCAGCTCGGCCTGCCGCCGATGGTGCGCGACAACACCTCGCCGCACGGCACCAATTTCACCGTCAGCATCGAAGCGGCCGAAGGCGTGACCACCGGCATCTCCGCCTACGACCGCGCGCATACCATCCGCACGGCGGTGCGCCCCGATGCGAGCGCGGCCGACCTGTCGCAACCGGGACACATCTTCCCGCTGATGACCCAGCCCGGCGGCGTGCTCAACCGCGCCGGCCACACCGAAGCGGCCAGCGACCTCGCTCTGCTCGCGGGCCTGGAACCTGCTGGCGTGCTCGTCGAAATCCTCAACGCCGACGGCACCATGGCGCGCCGTCCGCAGCTGGAAGCCTTCGCCCGCGTGCACGGGTTGAAGATGGGTTCGATCGAGGAATTGATCCGCTACCGTTTGCACAACGAGCACACCATAGAACGCGTCGACGAGCGCGAGATCGACACCGAACACGGCCCGTTCCGACTGCACACCTATCGCGACCGCGTCAGCCATGCGCTGCACTTCGCGCTGCTGCGCGGCGAAGCCGACCCGGCGACACCGACCTTGGTGCGCGTGCACATGCTCAATCCGCTGGCCGACGCCCTGCATTGGCGGCGCGCCGATTTCGGTCCGGCGGTCGGGGAAGTGCTGGCGACGATCGCCAAGCAAGGCGCCGGCGCGCTGGTATTGCTCGGCGAGACGCCGAACGCCGAAGCGCTGCTCGCCCGCATCCGCGAGCAGCCCGAGCAGGCCCGCGCGGAGCCCGCCGGCCGCGGCGGCGCCCTGGCCGAATGGCGCCGCAACGGCGCCGGCAGCCAGATCCTGGCCGATCTGGGTCTGGGCAAGCTGCGCGTGCTGGGCACGCCGCGCAAGCAGGTGGGGCTGGCGGGGTTCGGGCTGGAGGTCGTGGAGTATGTCGAGGCTTAA
- a CDS encoding class I SAM-dependent methyltransferase, translating into MSFKDHFSASAADYAAARPEYPQALFQWIASVAPSRGRAWEAGCGSGQATRDLAAHFDAVYATDPSAAQIAQAYAPDNVVFAVEAGERCVLPAASVDAVCVAQALHWFDRAAFFAECERVLKLGGVLAAWGYQDIVVPPALEAANTAFQDEIRAYWPPERRLIDEAYADFDWPFAALDPPAFAMQADWPLSRLLAYFSSYSAVKQYRQARGADPVAAHAGAFAAAWGDADATQRLHWPLFVHARRKNAG; encoded by the coding sequence ATGAGTTTCAAAGACCATTTCTCCGCCTCCGCGGCCGATTACGCGGCTGCGCGTCCCGAATACCCGCAGGCCCTGTTCCAGTGGATCGCTTCCGTCGCGCCGTCGCGCGGCCGGGCATGGGAAGCCGGCTGCGGCAGCGGCCAGGCCACTCGCGACTTGGCCGCGCATTTCGACGCGGTCTACGCCACCGACCCGAGCGCCGCGCAGATCGCGCAGGCCTATGCCCCGGACAACGTGGTGTTCGCGGTCGAAGCCGGCGAACGTTGCGTGCTGCCTGCGGCCAGCGTCGATGCGGTCTGCGTCGCGCAGGCCTTGCACTGGTTCGACCGTGCGGCGTTCTTCGCCGAATGCGAACGCGTGCTCAAGCTCGGCGGCGTGCTGGCGGCCTGGGGCTACCAGGACATCGTCGTGCCGCCTGCGCTGGAGGCGGCCAATACCGCGTTCCAGGACGAAATCCGCGCCTATTGGCCGCCCGAGCGCCGGCTGATCGACGAAGCCTACGCGGATTTCGACTGGCCGTTCGCGGCGCTGGATCCGCCGGCTTTCGCGATGCAGGCGGACTGGCCGCTGTCGCGCCTGCTGGCCTATTTCTCGAGCTATTCGGCGGTGAAGCAATACCGCCAGGCGCGCGGCGCCGACCCCGTCGCGGCCCATGCGGGGGCGTTCGCCGCGGCCTGGGGCGACGCGGATGCAACGCAGCGTCTGCACTGGCCGCTGTTCGTGCACGCCCGCCGCAAGAACGCCGGGTGA